Part of the Sinorhizobium terangae genome is shown below.
GCAGGACGAGCTTAATCCTTCGGCTGGCCGAAGGATTAGTGCATCGGCCCGAAAATCGGACCCGATTTTCGGAAAGCACGATGCGTGGAATCAAAGAGTTACAGCGTCGTTCGTCCTAAAGGACGCACGGCGCTGTAATGCCGCAATGTCAGAGCCCCCTGAGATAGGGATTGCTGCGGCGTTCCTCGCCGATCTGCCCGCCGGGCCCGTGGCCGCAGATGAAACCGACGTGATCGCCAAGCGGCAGGATCTTGTCGCGAATCGAGGCAAGCAACTGCTGATGATTGCCGCCGGGCAAGTCGGTGCGCCCGATCGAACCGTGAAAGAGCACGTCACCCACATGGGCGAAGTTCTGCGCCCTGTTGAAATAGACCACGTGGCCCGGCGCATGGCCCGGACAATGCAGCACCTCGAAGACATGATCGCCGAAGGAGACGGTATCACCGTCTTCGAGCCACCGGTCGGGCAAGACGTTCTGCACCTTCATCGTCAAGCCGAAGCGCTCCGCCTGGCTTTCCAATCGCTCAAGCAGGGGCTGGTCGTCCTTGTGCGGACCGATGATCTCGAGCCCTAGCGCCTCCTTCAATTCCTTGGCGCCGCCGGCATGATCGATATGGCCGTGCGTGAGCCAAATCGCTTTCAGCGCGATGCCGTTCTCCCGAATCGTCTGCAGGATGATGTCGACGTCACCGCCCGGATCGACGACCACGCCCTCCTTGGTTTCACTATCGAACAGGATCGTGCAGTTCTGTTCGAAATGCGTAACCGGGATAATGCCCGCCTGTAACATGCGACCTCGCTTTGCTTATGGGTCCTCGGTTGAAATGTGGGGGGTGACCCCGCGCATACCAACCCGAACTCGTTCCGTTCCGCGGCCACCTATAGCGACAGAAGGGCGGGATGACAGCCCCGTTCACCGCAACGAGGCGATTTCCGGTGCCGGAGCTGGCGAAGGCAACTGCACTGTCGTCAGCAGTAAGGCCGATACCGCCAGCTTCGACACCACGACGACAATCACCAGCGGGCGAAGCCTCTGGGCCGTCGTCCTGCCTTCATAGATGAGTTCGTGCTCCATTTCATTACCCTCGGATTGCAGCAGACCGCCCCTTCCGGGGACGGGAAAATATCGAAGTTTCACGCGGCCTTTCGACACTCGGGACGGCCGGCCACATCGCTTCGATCGCCGGCGCCGGGACAATGTCTCTCATCCTCACATTTCGTGATGTCACGGGGGGAACATCCCGGTTCCGCGAGGCGTTTCGCATCCATCACGCAATAGGAGCAAGACGATGAAGACCCCCTCCACCCATCTGTTTCGAGCGGTTGCGGCAGCGGGTTTGATGCTCGCCGCTGGCGCGTCGACGGGTTATGCCGCGATGAGCGCAACCGCGGTGACGGATCTCAACGTCCGCGCGGGCCCTGGCCCGCAATATCCGACAGTGGGCCTTGCAACGCGC
Proteins encoded:
- a CDS encoding MBL fold metallo-hydrolase, whose amino-acid sequence is MLQAGIIPVTHFEQNCTILFDSETKEGVVVDPGGDVDIILQTIRENGIALKAIWLTHGHIDHAGGAKELKEALGLEIIGPHKDDQPLLERLESQAERFGLTMKVQNVLPDRWLEDGDTVSFGDHVFEVLHCPGHAPGHVVYFNRAQNFAHVGDVLFHGSIGRTDLPGGNHQQLLASIRDKILPLGDHVGFICGHGPGGQIGEERRSNPYLRGL